DNA from Desulforamulus hydrothermalis Lam5 = DSM 18033:
CATGGTATTGGGGTACTCTCGTTCCACCTATATAGAGTTCACTAAGCGTTGTGACATTCACAGCTTTCTTCGTTGCTTGATTCATGCTTTTGAATATTTTGGGGGCATCCCAAAGGTAATGCTGACCGACCAGATGAAAACCGTCGTACTGGGCATGGGAGATGATCGAAAACCTCGCTGGCATCCGCTTTTTGCCGACTTTGCTGCAGCGATTGGGCTTGTTCCAAAAGTATGCAAAGTTCGACGCCCCGAAACAAAGGGAAAAGTGGAACGAGGCGTTCAATACGTAAAAAACAACTTTCTTCCTGGCAAACGCTTCGTTGATTTACAGGATCTCAATCAACAAGCCCTACACTGGTGCGAGCGGATTAACCGCCGTATTCATGGAACAACCGGCGAACGTCCCATCGACCGACTCCGTGAGGAAAATCTGTCGCCTATCCCTTCAGCTGAACGATGGGAAAAATACTTGCATGAACCAAGACAGGTCAGCCGAGACGGATTTGTTAGCTACGATGGTGTACGATATGGGGTTCCATGGAGGTACAGTGGACGTGAGGGTACCGTGCGAGAAGTGAATGGGTGGGTGGAAATCTGGGCCGACGGCACATGTATTGCTCGACACCAAAAGGTCTATCGATCCCGTGCAACTGTTTTTTGTGAAAACCAGTATGCAGGTCTTACGACTGCTCAAGGATATGCCTATCCACGTCCGCAAGCCCGACAGATTTCATCGCAGCAAGTGGAAGTGCGTTCGCTGGATGTCTATGAGCAGCTGACGGGGGTGGGAGCATGATTGAACTGGAACAAGCACGGCTACGTCTCGAGGAACTTGGGCTTCAGCAAGCGGCTCTACTCTTGGATGCCCATTTGGAAGCGGCAAGTCATGGACAGCCCACCTATCTGTCCTTTCTCAACATGCTTCTAGATGCAGAGATAGCGGAACGTCAAAAACGGAATATGGAGGTACGCACCAAACTCGCACACTTGCCTTACCGAAAAACGCTGGAGGAGTTCGATTTTGCTTTCCAACCCAGCATTGACGAACGGTTGATTCGAGAGCTGGCCACGATGACTTTTGTAACCCGACACGAGAATGTCTTGTTCTTAGGGCCTCCCGGAGTAGGAAAAAGTCATCTGGCGGTGGCGTTGGCTGTAGAAGCCATCTCGCAAGGGATATCCGTTTACTTTGTCAGTCTCTCGCAACTCATCGAAGATCTGCGAAAAGCTTACACGGAAAACAGGCTGGATAAACGCCTACGCATCTATATTCGACCAAAGCTCCTGATTATTGACGAAATTGGTTACTTACCGTTTGACAGTTTGGCAGCTAACCTCTTTTTCCAGGTAGTAAGTGCAAGATACGAGAGAGGGAGTATTCTGTTGACCAGCAACAAGAGTTTCGGTGAATGGGGGGAACTGATGGGCGATCCGATACTTGCTACGGCTATCCTGGATCGGCTCTTACACCATTCCCACATCGTCAATATTAGGGGGAATAGTTACCGACTTCGTGAGAAGATGAGGACTGGAGCCTACGGCTCCCCCTCTACCACCTAACCAACAAAAAATCGCCGGGTGGGTCAATTCTAAACCGGCGATGGTGGGTCAAAATAAAGTCGGCGTTGACATGGGAAGAGGAACCGGCAGAAATGTTAGAGTTGGGCCGCGCAAATCAACCGAAAGCGAGGAACCGGTAAGCAGCCCAGTAATCACTTACACTTTGACCCCAGAGGAACTTGAGAAATACCGAAATCCAAATAATTCACCACAAGGAGGTCTGGATATGGAGGGTAGAAGAACCCGTCTGGATATTGCCAGGGAAAAATTAACCCAAGAGGTTTACATTGAGCTTAAGTCCCAGGGTCTTAAAGATACGGAAATAATTAAGCAGCTTGGAATAGCCACTGATGTGTTTTATAAGCTTAAGAAGAAATTTGATTTAAGCAAATTATCCCAACAGGACAAGCCAGTCCAAGTATCTACCGCTGAGATTGTGTGGATAGATAAACGTCCAGGCGCATCAAATAACAGTGAGCCCTTAGTGATTATTGGCAAAAGGTTTGTAGTCAATGCAGCTGCAAGAGAGTTACTTGGATCAAATGGTGTCAAGATAGGGGTTATGAAGCAAAAGGTAGTTCTGGCTCCTTGTGATGGGGAAAATTGCTACAAGGTAAGTGGTAAAAAGAGCGCAAGTATTGGTGGCAATGGACTAATTAAGTCATTATTGGGATTAGGGCTTACAGAGGGCACTTATCGGATATCAAAGGATGATAATGGTTACCTGGTTGGCTGTAAGGAGGTTAGCAATGGCAACACTCTGTGAGATATGTGCCAAGGCCACGCCTATGCTTTGTCCATGGATTGATAAAGGCGACCGTACTGGCTTAGAGTACAAGGTCAAGTCTGTTCCTGCTCCCTTTAATAGCACAAGAAAGTATGAAATTGTGACAGTATTAGGGTGTGAGCGGTTTAAAAGAGGACCGTTGCCACCTTTAGGTAGGAGGTAGCCTATGGCTGAGCTCAACAGTTACGATATGACGCCAACCGAGAAAAAACTATTAAAGACCATGCGAACAAAACTGGGCACAAAGAACCTGTATCAGTTTAGCAAAAAGGTTTTGGAGCTTTCAGAACGTGAGCAAGGCTTGTATAAACCTGAAGAAGTTGATAAGGTTGTTTTCTCGGTAGTTAACGAAGTTTACAGAGCCAGAAGCCTATATCCAAGGTTTGCATCAGCCCATGAAGGTTATGCAGTAATCCTGGAGGAACTGGATGAAGCTTGGAATGAAATTAAGGTTAATAATACTAAGCGGGCAAAAGCAGAAATGGTACAGGTGGCTGCTATGGCAATAAGGTTTTTACTGGATATAACAGACTAGGGGGGGTGACATGGATTGGGGAAATCAAAAGTAAATACCCACGAAATAGCCAAGATAGCAGCAAGGGAAGCGTTGAAAGAGTTCAAAGAAGAAGAACGCCAGCGGGTTAAAAGGACCAGATACCAGAATACTGAGTTATTGCTTAAGAATTACCTGAGCCTGCTGGATCACTACGAAAACTCCAAGGACAAGGCATCCGATATCATGGAATTAGATGACGATATGGACGAAGTAATAGTGAAGGCAATCAAAAAAAGCCGTATCCGGACTGCAATTATGATTACCCAAATTGAAACCTGCCTGGAGATACTAAGACTGAGGATGTCTGCCAAGGGGCAGCCGGAAAAGTATCAGGTAATTAAAAGTTTGTACCTTGACAAGGCGAGAAGGGATATGCCATATGGTGAGTTGGTAAAGGTAGTGGCAGAGGAAATCCATTGCGGGGAGGCTACAGTAAGACGGTGGAAAAAAGAAATGATCACCGAATTGAGCGTCTTAATATTCGGTGTAGATGGCCTTAAGCTAGATATTTAAAGGCCTCAGGGCTTTGATTAAACCGTGATTAAAAGATGGTTTTTACATGGTAATTCAAACGTGGTAAAATGGTACTGTAAAATATTGTGTTTAGAAAAAACCGCCTAGAGATGGGCGGTTTTTGTGTTACGCCCGGAATGACTGTGACAGGTTTATTGGAGTGAGTATAAATGGCCAAGCCTTTCTATAAATCCAGACGATGGCAGAGCAAACGCGCAAACATCCTGCGGCGAGATGAATACCTCTGCCGGGAGTGCAGGCGGTACGGCAAGACTACAGCGGCAACGACAGTACACCATGTATTCCCTTTAGAACAACGGCCTGACCTCGGTTTGGTTAGCGATAACCTGATTAGTTTGTGTAACGAACATCACGACAAGATGCACGATAGGACTAATGGCGAATTGACAGACCTTGGCAAACAGTGGGAGCAAAGGGTATCCCCCCTCCTTCAAACTAGAGGATTCAAAGTCTAGGGACCGGGCAGGGGGAACCTTTTCCAATAGAGCGAGTCTCAAAAACTTTTTTCCGGGAGGTGAGGGTATGGCAAAAAATACCAAGTCAGCAATTAAGCGAGCAACCATTAGAGCAATGAAAGAGCTCGGGACTTACAAGAAAGAATTCGACCCACTGATTGAGATTTATGCTGAACTAAGGGAACAGTACGCCGTGTTGTCCGGCCGGTTCGCAGCTGGGGGGTACCCGTTCGAGGTTTCAACAGCGGACGGTGGATCGAAGAAAGCACCAATTGTCGCCACGCTCGAATCCCTCCGCAAAGACATACTGGCGTACACAGACCGGTTGTGTCTGAATCCGAAAACCATCGACGGCATCACCGTCGAGACTAAAAAACAATCTGTGCTGGCCGCAGCGCTGAGGCAACTTGAGTGATGCTAAAAACCTTGACATTGTTTTGGAGTACGCCAGGAGCATAGTCGAGGGTAAAAAGGTTGCAGGCCAAGAAATAATCCAGGCCTGTCAGCGCTTTTTGGACGACCTGGAAAATCCGGAATATGAATTTCGTACCAAAGATCCAGAGTTCGTAATCCAAATCATTGAGCGTACCTTTGTTCACGACAAAGGCGAAGCGCTCGATGGCACACCACTCCGAGGGAAACCGTTCCTGCTGGAACCTTGGCAAAAGTTTATAATCTATAACCTGCTTGGCTTTTGGAAAGCTGGTACTAATGAGCGCCGCTATAAAGAGGCGTTTATTTTTATTCCCCGGAAGAATGGCAAGACCAGATTTGTAGCTGCATTGGCTTGGGCTCTGGCACTTCTCAGCCGGAAGTCCGGCGCGACAATCTACATCACGGCACACGCTCTCAAGCAATCAAAGCAGGCGTTCGAGTTCATTCTTTTTAACCTCAAACGCATGGGCGAGGAAGATAATTTCCGCATCTTGAATAACAACCAGGAACATTCTATTAGTGGCGACCTGGGTGACGGTTCAATTTACATCGAGGCCCTGGCCGCCAATCCTGACCGTCAAGATTCGCTAAATTGCAATATCGCCATAGCCGACGAGCTGCATGCCTACACCAGACCGAAGCAGTACAACATCATCAAAGAGGCCATGAAGGCCTATACCAATAAATTGATGATTGGCATTACCACGGCCGGCGATGATATGACCAGCTTTTGTTACCAGCGTTTGCAGTATTGCAAAAAAGTTCTGGATGGCACGGCTCGGGATGAAACGTATTTTGTGTTCATATCCAAAGCTGACGAGGACGAAAAAGGAAATGTCGACTATACGAATCCGGTCCAGCATGAAAAGGCTAACCCAAACTATGGGGTGACCATCCGGCCGGAGGACATTCTAAATGATGCACTGCAGGCGCAGAACGATCCTCAACAGCGAAAGGACTTTCTAGCGAAGTCACTCAATGTCTACACTTCCGCTATGAATGCATATTTTGACATCCATGAGTTCAGATTGTCTGACCGTAAATATAACTGGACCCTGGAAGAACTGGCAAAACTGCCGATTAACTGGTATGGTGGTGCTGACTTAGCTAAATTGCACGACCTGACTGCTGCTGCTCTGTATGGCGAATATCAGGATGTTGGTATTATTATCTCTCACGCCTGGTTCCCGGTTGTAGCTGCAACTGCCAAAGCCGAAGAGGACGGCATTCCACTGTTTGGCTGGATGGATGATGGCTGGCTGACCATGACAAATTCGGCGGTGACTAACATTGCTGAAGTGGTCGAGTGGTTCAAGCGCATGAAGCGCATGGGCTTCCGAATCAAACAGATTGGCTTTGACCGGAAATTCAGTCATGACTTTTTCCGGGGTGCCAAAAAAGCCGGTTTCAAGCTGATAGATGAGCCACAATATTTCTGGCGCAAGTCACAGGGATTCCGTCGGATTGAGCAAAAAGCAAAACTTGGGAAACTCTATTATTTACACTCAGATGCATTTGAATATTGTGTTCAGAACGTCCATGGGATTGAGAAAACAGACGGCCTGATTCAGTATGAAAAAATCGATGAGAACCGACGCATTGACATATTTGATGCGTCTGTTTTTGCTTGTGTCCGATATCTAGAGGACACAGACCAAGCGAAGGCACAAAGCGAATGGCTAAAGGGCGGTGATAGTGCTTGAGTAAAAAACAAAAGAGAGCAAGGCAACCGACTGAGAAGCGAAGTGTTTCTGGTGGAGAAAACACTCTGTTAGGATATTGGCTTAAGGGTGAAGATTTATCCCTTCCTTCCAGTTACGTCAGATTGTCTGAAAATCCCGAGGTCCGTATGGCTATCGACCGCATTTCTGACCTTATTAGCAGCATGACCATTCATCTTATGAGAAATACGGATAACGGGGATATCCGAGTACGGAACGAACTGGCAAAGAAAATAGATATTAGCCCGTACAGTCTAATGACTCGCAAAGACTGGATGTATTTTATTGTCCATACAATGCTTCTTGAAGGTGATGGCAACTGCATAGTGTTTCCGACAACTTCGGATGGGCTCATTGATGAATTAATTCCAATTCCACCGAGCGCAGTATCTTTCCCATCACCGAAACAAAACGGCATCGGAGCGGCAATTGGGTACCAGATATCTATTCGAGGACGCGATTTTAACCATGATGAAGTGTTACATTTTAGAATTAACCCAGATCCTGATGAACCGTGGAAAGGACGTGGATATCGCTTTATCCTCAAGGATATTGTTGGGAATCTCAAACAAGCTGCAGCTACCAAAAAAGCATTTATGGGAGACAAGTGGCGCCCGGGTATCATTGTCATGGTTGATGCTGACACATCTCAGCTTTCAAATGATGAAGAAAGGGAGAAGTTAATCCAGCGGTATATTGGCGATGGAAAGAGCGGCAAACCATGGATTCTACCAGAGGGAATCATCCGAGTGGAGACGGTTAAACCCCTTAGTTTACAGGATATTGCAATTCATGAATCAGTCCAAATTGATAAAAGGTCGGTTGCAGCCATGCTCGGTGTTCCGGCTTTTTTTGTTGGTGTTGGTGATTTTAAGAAGGACGAATATAACGCATTTATCCAGACACGCATCCTACCGCTTGCTAAAGGTATTGAGCAGGAACTGACGCGGAAATTGCTCTATGCACCGGACATGTTCTTTAGGTTTAATTCCCGTTCTCTCTATGCCTATAGTTTGGTTGATTTGGTTACTGCTGGCACGGCTCTCGTGGATCGGAACACACTTCGCCGGAATGAACTTCGCGACTGGATTGGCATGAGTCCAGACCCGGAAATGAATGAATTAATTGTCCTGGAAAACTATATCCCAGCTGATTTGTTGGGTGAGCAAAACAAACTAAAGGATATTAAAAAGGCTCTTGAAGGGGGTGAGGGGAATTGAGCAGAGACACAAGACAAACTCGGTGCATGAAAACTGAACTTAAAACCAGAGCCGAAGGAGACAACGGAGACCTGATTATTGAGGGTTATTTTGCGGTATTTAACCGGGAAACAGAACTATGGAAGGGCGCATTTGAAGAAATTGCACCGGGTGCGTTTGATAACACGCTCAACAACGATATCCGTGCGTTGATTAATCATGAGCCCCGGCTAGTGCTTGGTAGGAATAAGTCCGGCACATTAGAACTTCACACAGATTCACGCGGCCTTTGGGGACGAATCAAAATTAATCCGAATGACACTGATGCCATGAACCTTTACGAAAGGGTAAAACGTGGCGACGTTGACCAGTGTTCGTTCGGATTTAATATTGTGCGGGAAGATACCGAGTGGCGTGAGGATGGTTCAGTTAAATGGACCATCAGAGAATTTGACTTACACGAGGTCAGCGTCGTCACCTTCCCAGCTTATGAAGATACCTGCGTTGCTGCCAGACAAAAGCAGGTTGAGGAACACCGGGAACGCCTGCTGCAGGCTAAACGCCAAAAATTAATTGAAAGGGTGAAAAAAATTGCTGAGACAGCTGGTAATCAGTAAAAAAATCGAGCAGCGCAAAAATGCACTGGCTGAGCTTATGATCCAGGAAGAAGAAATTCAGAAGCGCAGCACCGAGTTTGAAGCGGCTGCTAACGAGGCAAAAACCGATGAAGAAATTGCTGTCGTTGAGGAAGAAGTCACCAAGCTCGAAGCCCAAAAGGATGAACTTGAACAGAAAAAGTCCAAGCTCCAGGGCGAGATTGCTGAACTCGAAAGCGAATTGGAGCAGCTTAACGCTAAATCGCCGACTGGTGAGCAACGGTCGGTAAACCAACAAAAACGAGGTGAAGTCCAAATGGCAAAAGAATATCATATTTCACAAGTCCGCAGGATGCTGGAAACTGGTGAATACTATAACCTTCCTGAGGTTCGTGAATTCTATGAAAAATTCAAGAACCTTCGTGCTGTCTCCGGTGGTGAACTGACCATTCCTAATGTCATTATCAACCGTATCCTGGATATCGTTGGTGACTACACTACCTTATATCCTCGCGTAGAAAAAATCCGCGTTAGCGGTACTGCCCGAATTTTGATAGATACTGATACATCAGCAGCCTCTTGGATCGAGATGGCTAGTTCTATCCCGACTGGTGATGTTGGAACAATCACCAAAGTTGATTTTGACGGCTTCAAGGTTGGCAAGGTCACTTTCGTTGACAACTACCTGCTTCAAGATTCCATTATCAACATTGATGATTACGTTGTCAGAAAGATAGCCCGCGCTATTGCAAAGGCGCTGGATCTTGCAATCTTAAAAGGAGAAGGAGCAAGCCAAAAGCAACCGGAGGGTATCATACCAAAGATTCCTGCAGGCAATCAAAAAACCGTAGAGGCTGACGAAAAGCTACTCGTTAATCTATTGAAAAATGTAGGTCTAATTGACACTGGCGATGACAGTGTGGGTGAAATTGTCGCAGTAATGAAGCGGCAGACATATTATAACCGCCTGTTGGAGTACACCATCAATGTAAATAGCGAGGGCAATGTCGTTGGCAAGCTGCCCAACCTGACCCAGCCTGATTTGTGCGGCCTGCCGGTTGTTTTTAACCAGAACATGGACGTTGATAAAGTCCTATTCGGAGTGCTTGACCAATATACTATGGTTATTCGCGAGGACATCAGTATAGACCGGTCCGAGCATGTGAAGTTTGTTGAAGATCAAATGGCTTTCCGTGGCAAAGGCCGCTTCGATGGCAAACCGGTCCGGCCAGCAGCGTTTGCCCTTGTCACTATTACCGATCCGGCAGGTGAATAAGTCTGAAACCAGCTCCACGGGGGCACAAACTAAAAAAGAGCATAGCAAACAGACCATCCATGGGATGATCTTTAAAAAGTGAAAAGTGATAACTTGTGTATTTCCATCAATCCTTAACTACAGAGTACCCGTGCCTCCGAGCTATAAGAATAGCCTGTTCTACTGTGATTTCACGAGATGCAGGAAAAGGTTGCGCTTTCTTATAAAGTTCTGGGTTGTAAGGTTCACCTTTTTTAAGGATGTGATAAATGGCAGTAAGCAACATTCGTGCAATAGCTATAATAGCACGCTTATGGCCACGCCGCTTTTTGATGGATAAATAGCGGCCCTTGATTTCAGGGTGTTTATCACTTTTAACAACAGCGTTGGCGCACTGTACTAAAAGTGGCTTGATATAAACACCGGCACGGGATATGCGAACAGAATGTTTTTTGCCCGCACTCTCGTTGTTTTGAGGAGTCACTCCTGCCCAGGAACACAAGTGTTTGGCTGTAGGGAACACAGACATATCAGCACCGATTTCTGAAATTATAGCGATTGCAGAAAAGGGATTTTTGATACCTGGTACAGTGGACACTAAAGTACGTTCCTTGGCATAAGGCTCTGAGAGCGATAGAATTAAGGATTCAAGGTTGGACTTGCACTTTCCTAATTCGCCATAATGCTGAAGAATAATATTCATTTTTTGCCGCTGTTCCGGTGTAATCATTCCGTCCAGGGCAAGACGGATATCGTCCACTTTATGCAGCATGGATGAGTGAAGAAGAGGAACAAAATCGAAATCCTTATCATCGGGATTTTCAAGCAAGTAGTCAATGATTCTCATTGAACTCTTACCGAAAGTATCAGATACCACGTTGGCGAGCTGGATATTTGATACAGTAAGACAATTTTGAATCCGGTTCTTCTCGCTGGAACTAAAGTTTGTGAGCTTAAAACGATAACGCATCAAGTCACGCAATTGACGAATTGGAAGGGGTGGCATAAAGCTTCCGGCAACAAGGTCGTGCTTAAACAGGTCGGCAATCCACTTGGCATCCTTTTTATCGGTTTTCTTACCGCGAATCGCTTTGACATACTTTGGATGAGCCAGTGTAATTTTACAGGTGGCTTCCAAAATATTGTACACAGGTACCCAATACTTGCCGGTGGATTCCATGCAAACATGTGTGCAGGAATTGGAGGAAAGCCACTCCGACAGCTTTCGCAAATCGTTTGTGAAGGTAGAAAAGCGTCTGGACTTGTAAGTGGTAACACCTTTGTCATTGGTAAAGGCAATACAAGCAACAAGAAACTTTTTGTGGACATCAATTCCACAACAGATGGGGTAAACGATTTTTAACATTAAAGTCTCCCTTCGCAAAAAATTATTGAGAAAAGCAGGCATTGACTGACTGTCCAGCTATAAACGAGTTGTTTATACAAAGATAAGTCTTCGTACTCTGAAGGCACACTTATTTGTGCTTGAAAGGACAGTCTACACATATAAAAATACGGTCTGCTCCCAAAGGAACAGCGCACTCACCTCCACGTGATTTGTAGTTGCCTGTTATCTCAATAAGATAGTTTTAAAACAAAACAAGCTCATAGGCAATGTTTCATTCCGTTTTGTGCCTTGAGCTTGCGAAAGGAATGGTTATAAAAATGAACGAGGTACAAATCCTCGCTCTAGTCAAAGCACGATTAGGAATTACAACGGCGGTCAGGGATGAATACCTGGCCGCCATTATTTCCGGCGTGATTGACGAGCTGGAAAAGGAAAAGGGCATTGTGCTAAATGCTAACAATGCCCACCATCTGATGTTTGTCGTGGATTATGCTACCTGGCGGTATCAGTCTAGGGACAGTGATGGGGCTATGCCCAGACACCTGCAGTACCGGTTGCGCAATCTGATTATATCTGCCGGTGGAGGTGCTACCAGTGACCTATGACCACGAGTTAACCCTGGTTAAGCAAACGTTTGTTAGTGATGAGATTGGCAACCAGATACCAGTGGAAACTGAAATCACTGTCCTTTGCGGCATTAAGTCTGTGGCAAGAAATGAATTTTACAGTGCTGCCACGACTGGGATAAAACCGTCCATAGTCTTTATAATCCATGGCTATGAGTACAATGGTCAGCAAATTGTGGAATTTGAAGGGGTTAGGTATAGGGTAATTCGTACCTATGCCACCAGTTTTGAGGAACTGGAACTGACCTGCGAAAGGGTGGCTGCCGATGGCTAGGAACGATGTCAGTATTGACCAACTAGCCAGTGCCATCACACGGGCGGTGCGTGATTATACCGGGGACGTAAAAGTGGGTATTGAGGCAGAAGTAAAATCAACCGCCGATAAGGTGCTCAAAGAGGTTAAGCGGTTAGCCCCGAAGCGTACCGGCGAATATGCCCGGACGTTTGTCAAAACTAATAAGTCACTCCCTGGTAAACAGCGTTACGTTGTTTGGAATAAGAAACACTACCGCCGGGTGCACCTTTTGGAATTTGGTCATGCCAAGGTAGATGGTGGCAGGGTACAGGCCTATCCTCATCTGAGGCCGGCCCATGATAAATACACCAAAGAGATGCTTGAGAATATCAAGCAGATTATAAGGAGTGGTGGCAGATGACCCAAGCTGAGCTATATGCAGCCCTCAAAACTTTAGATCTACCAGTGGCCTATGGAGAGTTTACCAACCCCCAAGTTCCTCCGTTCATCACCTACCACCACGCCTACAGCAACGACATGATGGCCGATAACCACAACTACCTAGATGTTGCAAACTACCAGATTGAGCTCTACACCACAAAAAAAGACCCTGCCACCGAAAAGAAGGTGCAGGATTTACTTAAATCACTTCGCCTGCCATATAGCAAGGTCGAGGCTTATATTGAGTCCGAGGGCCTACGGCAGGTAATCTATGAAATTCAACTGATTGGAGGGTAAACCATATGCCTAAAAATAAAGTCACTTATGGCCTTG
Protein-coding regions in this window:
- a CDS encoding HK97 family phage prohead protease; translated protein: MSRDTRQTRCMKTELKTRAEGDNGDLIIEGYFAVFNRETELWKGAFEEIAPGAFDNTLNNDIRALINHEPRLVLGRNKSGTLELHTDSRGLWGRIKINPNDTDAMNLYERVKRGDVDQCSFGFNIVREDTEWREDGSVKWTIREFDLHEVSVVTFPAYEDTCVAARQKQVEEHRERLLQAKRQKLIERVKKIAETAGNQ
- a CDS encoding IS110 family transposase; translated protein: MLKIVYPICCGIDVHKKFLVACIAFTNDKGVTTYKSRRFSTFTNDLRKLSEWLSSNSCTHVCMESTGKYWVPVYNILEATCKITLAHPKYVKAIRGKKTDKKDAKWIADLFKHDLVAGSFMPPLPIRQLRDLMRYRFKLTNFSSSEKNRIQNCLTVSNIQLANVVSDTFGKSSMRIIDYLLENPDDKDFDFVPLLHSSMLHKVDDIRLALDGMITPEQRQKMNIILQHYGELGKCKSNLESLILSLSEPYAKERTLVSTVPGIKNPFSAIAIISEIGADMSVFPTAKHLCSWAGVTPQNNESAGKKHSVRISRAGVYIKPLLVQCANAVVKSDKHPEIKGRYLSIKKRRGHKRAIIAIARMLLTAIYHILKKGEPYNPELYKKAQPFPASREITVEQAILIARRHGYSVVKD
- a CDS encoding terminase large subunit, with protein sequence MSDAKNLDIVLEYARSIVEGKKVAGQEIIQACQRFLDDLENPEYEFRTKDPEFVIQIIERTFVHDKGEALDGTPLRGKPFLLEPWQKFIIYNLLGFWKAGTNERRYKEAFIFIPRKNGKTRFVAALAWALALLSRKSGATIYITAHALKQSKQAFEFILFNLKRMGEEDNFRILNNNQEHSISGDLGDGSIYIEALAANPDRQDSLNCNIAIADELHAYTRPKQYNIIKEAMKAYTNKLMIGITTAGDDMTSFCYQRLQYCKKVLDGTARDETYFVFISKADEDEKGNVDYTNPVQHEKANPNYGVTIRPEDILNDALQAQNDPQQRKDFLAKSLNVYTSAMNAYFDIHEFRLSDRKYNWTLEELAKLPINWYGGADLAKLHDLTAAALYGEYQDVGIIISHAWFPVVAATAKAEEDGIPLFGWMDDGWLTMTNSAVTNIAEVVEWFKRMKRMGFRIKQIGFDRKFSHDFFRGAKKAGFKLIDEPQYFWRKSQGFRRIEQKAKLGKLYYLHSDAFEYCVQNVHGIEKTDGLIQYEKIDENRRIDIFDASVFACVRYLEDTDQAKAQSEWLKGGDSA
- a CDS encoding phage major capsid protein, whose product is MLRQLVISKKIEQRKNALAELMIQEEEIQKRSTEFEAAANEAKTDEEIAVVEEEVTKLEAQKDELEQKKSKLQGEIAELESELEQLNAKSPTGEQRSVNQQKRGEVQMAKEYHISQVRRMLETGEYYNLPEVREFYEKFKNLRAVSGGELTIPNVIINRILDIVGDYTTLYPRVEKIRVSGTARILIDTDTSAASWIEMASSIPTGDVGTITKVDFDGFKVGKVTFVDNYLLQDSIINIDDYVVRKIARAIAKALDLAILKGEGASQKQPEGIIPKIPAGNQKTVEADEKLLVNLLKNVGLIDTGDDSVGEIVAVMKRQTYYNRLLEYTINVNSEGNVVGKLPNLTQPDLCGLPVVFNQNMDVDKVLFGVLDQYTMVIREDISIDRSEHVKFVEDQMAFRGKGRFDGKPVRPAAFALVTITDPAGE
- a CDS encoding phage portal protein; protein product: MSKKQKRARQPTEKRSVSGGENTLLGYWLKGEDLSLPSSYVRLSENPEVRMAIDRISDLISSMTIHLMRNTDNGDIRVRNELAKKIDISPYSLMTRKDWMYFIVHTMLLEGDGNCIVFPTTSDGLIDELIPIPPSAVSFPSPKQNGIGAAIGYQISIRGRDFNHDEVLHFRINPDPDEPWKGRGYRFILKDIVGNLKQAAATKKAFMGDKWRPGIIVMVDADTSQLSNDEEREKLIQRYIGDGKSGKPWILPEGIIRVETVKPLSLQDIAIHESVQIDKRSVAAMLGVPAFFVGVGDFKKDEYNAFIQTRILPLAKGIEQELTRKLLYAPDMFFRFNSRSLYAYSLVDLVTAGTALVDRNTLRRNELRDWIGMSPDPEMNELIVLENYIPADLLGEQNKLKDIKKALEGGEGN
- a CDS encoding P27 family phage terminase small subunit, which translates into the protein MAKNTKSAIKRATIRAMKELGTYKKEFDPLIEIYAELREQYAVLSGRFAAGGYPFEVSTADGGSKKAPIVATLESLRKDILAYTDRLCLNPKTIDGITVETKKQSVLAAALRQLE
- a CDS encoding HNH endonuclease, whose amino-acid sequence is MAKPFYKSRRWQSKRANILRRDEYLCRECRRYGKTTAATTVHHVFPLEQRPDLGLVSDNLISLCNEHHDKMHDRTNGELTDLGKQWEQRVSPLLQTRGFKV
- the istB gene encoding IS21-like element helper ATPase IstB; translation: MIELEQARLRLEELGLQQAALLLDAHLEAASHGQPTYLSFLNMLLDAEIAERQKRNMEVRTKLAHLPYRKTLEEFDFAFQPSIDERLIRELATMTFVTRHENVLFLGPPGVGKSHLAVALAVEAISQGISVYFVSLSQLIEDLRKAYTENRLDKRLRIYIRPKLLIIDEIGYLPFDSLAANLFFQVVSARYERGSILLTSNKSFGEWGELMGDPILATAILDRLLHHSHIVNIRGNSYRLREKMRTGAYGSPSTT
- a CDS encoding phage head closure protein — encoded protein: MTYDHELTLVKQTFVSDEIGNQIPVETEITVLCGIKSVARNEFYSAATTGIKPSIVFIIHGYEYNGQQIVEFEGVRYRVIRTYATSFEELELTCERVAADG
- the istA gene encoding IS21 family transposase, with translation MLRSGIVISLHTMRAEGKSIREIARLTGHSRNTVRRYLRGEFSPEKGTRKSRGSKLDPYKPFLQERLQEGIYNCEVLFDLLREKGYTGGRTILKDYVKDFRPPKQVPAVLRYETKPGEYAQVDWGLCDYVDLDGTVRKVPVFVMVLGYSRSTYIEFTKRCDIHSFLRCLIHAFEYFGGIPKVMLTDQMKTVVLGMGDDRKPRWHPLFADFAAAIGLVPKVCKVRRPETKGKVERGVQYVKNNFLPGKRFVDLQDLNQQALHWCERINRRIHGTTGERPIDRLREENLSPIPSAERWEKYLHEPRQVSRDGFVSYDGVRYGVPWRYSGREGTVREVNGWVEIWADGTCIARHQKVYRSRATVFCENQYAGLTTAQGYAYPRPQARQISSQQVEVRSLDVYEQLTGVGA
- a CDS encoding HK97 gp10 family phage protein, translating into MARNDVSIDQLASAITRAVRDYTGDVKVGIEAEVKSTADKVLKEVKRLAPKRTGEYARTFVKTNKSLPGKQRYVVWNKKHYRRVHLLEFGHAKVDGGRVQAYPHLRPAHDKYTKEMLENIKQIIRSGGR